The Lycium ferocissimum isolate CSIRO_LF1 chromosome 10, AGI_CSIRO_Lferr_CH_V1, whole genome shotgun sequence genome window below encodes:
- the LOC132034238 gene encoding small ribosomal subunit protein uS14z/uS14y/uS14x — protein sequence MGHSNIWNAHPKNYGPGSRTCRVCGNPHAIIRKYGLMCCRQCFRSNAKEIGFIKYR from the exons ATGGGTCACTCCAACATATGGAACGCTCACCCTAAGAACTATGGCCCCGGTTCTAGGACCTG CCGTGTGTGTGGCAATCCACATGCAATTATCAGGAAGTATGGACTCATGTGCTGCAGGCAGTGCTTCCGCAGCAATGCAAAGGAAATTGGCTTCATTAAG TACCGCTGA